A genomic segment from Aegilops tauschii subsp. strangulata cultivar AL8/78 chromosome 1, Aet v6.0, whole genome shotgun sequence encodes:
- the LOC109755171 gene encoding exocyst complex component EXO70B1: MAEDGEEKLLATVQHIVQTLGSSDTMTEDILKVFSNYDGRLSLDKIYAARGAVAAAAGGGGGGGGGGEHSMPASPPLPPPPAAAVPGSSARPPVTSMERTVRTLDRQISQFVTMDRLIWADSGDADAFLEAVDDLIGTVQELDAAGTNRVLLDRADELLSRCMARLEDEFRALIERPDDAAPSAPGGFASDGSDDEEFYGGADGYGDEPIPIAKPVTDYDVVIDALSPGSIANVHQISRRMVDAGFGRECAEAYAAARRGFVDESVARLGVRPRTAEEVHASPWEELEFDIARWIPAFNMVFRILIPSERRLCDRVFDGLAPFGDLAFIAAVRTQALQLISFGDAISSSSRSPERLFRVVDMYEAVRDILPDLDPVFSDPYSAALRAEVSAVCNTLGSSIKGIFMELENLIRRDPARVATPGGGIHPITRYVMNYLRAACGSRQTLEEVMEGDLGAGGRASAAVDPDRPTSSLAVHIAWIMDVLHKNLDTKSKIYRDPSLACIFLMNNGKYIIQKVNDSELGVLLGDDWIKQLSTRVRRWSMDYQRSTWGKVTTVLQIGGSGVGALPAKAMLQKLRMFNTYFEEIYAVQSEWVIADDQLRMDVRAAVEDSVMPAYAALIARLKSAPETGRDLYIKYTPEDVEAHIHHLFEGAAK; the protein is encoded by the coding sequence atggcggaggACGGCGAGGAGAAGCTGCTCGCCACGGTGCAGCACATCGTGCAGACGCTCGGCAGCAGCGACACCATGACGGAGGACATCCTCAAGGTCTTCTCCAACTACGACGGCCGCCTCTCGCTCGACAAGATCTACGCCGCGCGCGgcgccgtggcggcggcggcgggcggcggcggcgggggaggcggGGGAGGGGAGCACTCGATGCCGGCGTCGCCGCCGctgcccccgccgcccgcggccgccgTGCCGGGCTCCTCCGCGAGGCCGCCCGTCACGTCCATGGAGCGGACCGTGCGCACGCTCGACCGCCAGATCTCGCAGTTCGTCACCATGGACAGGCTGATCTGGGCCGACTCGGGCGACGCCGACGCCTTCCTCGAGGCCGTCGACGACCTCATCGGCACCGTGCAGGAGCTGGACGCCGCGGGGACCAACCGCGTGCTGCTCGACCGCGCCGACGAGCTGCTCAGCCGGTGCATGGCGCGGCTGGAGGACGAGTTCCGGGCCCTCATCGAGCGCCCCGACGACGCGGCCCCCTCGGCGCCCGGCGGGTTCGCGTCCGACGGCAGCGACGACGAGGAGTTCTACGGCGGCGCGGACGGCTACGGCGACGAGCCCATCCCGATCGCCAAGCCCGTCACCGACTACGACGTCGTCATCGACGCGCTCTCGCCGGGCTCCATTGCCAACGTGCACCAGATCTCGCGCCGGATGGTGGACGCCGGCTTCGGCCGGGAGTGCGCCGAGGCCTATGCCGCCGCGCGCCGCGGCTTCGTCGACGAGAGcgttgcgcgtctcggcgtccggcCGCGTACCGCCGAAGAGGTCCACGCCTCCCCCTGGGAGGAGCTGGAGTTCGACATCGCCCGCTGGATCCCAGCCTTCAACATGGTCTTCCGCATTCTGATCCCCAGCGAGCGCCGCCTATGCGACCGCGTCTTCGACGGTCTCGCCCCCTTCGGCGACCTCGCCTTTATCGCTGCTGTGCGCACTCAGGCACTGCAGCTCATATCATTCGGCGACGCCATTTCTTCCTCCAGCCGCTCGCCGGAGCGCCTCTTCCGCGTCGTGGACATGTATGAGGCTGTGCGGGACATCCTCCCGGACCTTGACCCTGTGTTCTCCGACCCTTACTCCGCCGCACTCCGCGCAGAGGTCTCTGCAGTGTGCAACACCCTTGGTTCCTCAATAAAAGGTATATTCATGGAGTTGGAAAATCTCATCCGCCGTGACCCTGCCCGGGTTGCCACACCTGGTGGTGGTATACACCCCATCACTCGGTATGTCATGAACTATCTCCGTGCTGCATGCGGTTCGCGACAGACATTGGAAGAGGTGATGGAAGGTGACCTTGGTGCTGGTGGTAGAGCTTCTGCTGCCGTGGACCCTGACCGCCCCACGTCTTCACTTGCTGTGCACATCGCATGGATCATGGACGTTCTGCACAAGAATTTGGATACAAAATCTAAGATTTACCGAGATCCGTCACTGGCTTGCATCTTCTTGATGAACAATGGCAAGTACATTATCCAGAAAGTGAATGACAGCGAGCTAGGTGTTCTACTCGGCGATGACTGGATCAAGCAGTTGTCAACTAGAGTGCGTCGCTGGAGCATGGATTATCAGCGTTCAACATGGGGCAAGGTTACAACTGTGCTGCAGATTGGTGGTTCAGGCGTTGGTGCACTCCCAGCCAAGGCAATGCTGCAGAAATTGCGGATGTTTAATACCTACTTCGAGGAGATCTACGCAGTACAATCAGAATGGGTGATAGCCGATGATCAGTTGCGAATGGACGTTAGGGCAGCAGTGGAGGATTCAGTGATGCCAGCATATGCGGCTTTGATTGCCAGGTTAAAATCAGCTCCTGAAACCGGACGTGACTTGTACATCAAGTACACCCCAGAAGATGTCGAGGCACATATCCATCACTTGTTTGAAGgagcagcaaagtga
- the LOC109755183 gene encoding uncharacterized protein — translation MPVEGAVGIKGEEMEQASATTPTTSTIRTKRARPKSSATLKTPVAAPPGGEGGPEDRDHMYRGVRQRRWGRWASEVREPNRGKRHWLGTFDNAVDAALAYDRAAVAIFGSRAIVNFPSAFFISTAQPVQCHPASSSPSAAAASVFVEHKLRPMLAAASVLTEHGVKPMMAAASILDEHEVKPVITASVFGEREVKPMVAASVFREREVKPVITASVFHEHEVKPVITASVFGEREVKPMVAASVFGEREVKPMVAASVFHEREVKPMVPASVFGEREVKPMVAASDFGEREMKPMVAASVFGECEVKPIVAASVFGEHEVKPMPVHGVGDDAWITQHWDASWAEREEVYADYLKDIAMYIDVDAITEKLAYHPDIYGKDYQLDGFDAEFTVSPLWELGD, via the exons ATGCCCGTGGAAGGCGCCGTGGGGATCAAGGGCGAGGAGATGGAGCAGGCCTCGGcgacaactcctaccaccag TACGATCAGGACAAAGCGAGCTCGTCCCAAGAGCAGTGCCACGCTCAAGACTCCAGTGGCGGCTCCTCCTGGAGGGGAGGGTGGTCCGGAGGATAGGGACCACATGTACCGGGGTGTTCGGCAGCGCAGGTGGGGCAGGTGGGCCTCTGAAGTCCGTGAGCCCAACCGCGGCAAGCGACACTGGCTGGGCACCTTCGACAACGCCGTTGACGCCGCCCTCGCATACGACAGGGCCGCCGTGGCCATCTTTGGCTCCCGCGCAATCGTCAACTTCCCATCTGCCTTCTTCATCTCCACCGCCCAGCCAGTGCAATGCCATCCCGCGTCTTCTTCTCCTTCTGCCGCTGCTGCCTCTGTCTTTGTTGAGCATAAACTGAGGCCGATGCTCGCTGCTGCCTCTGTCCTTACTGAGCATGGAGTGAAGCCGATGATGGCTGCTGCCTCTATCCTTGATGAGCATGAAGTAAAGCCGGTGATCACCGCCTCTGTCTTCGGTGAGCGTGAAGTGAAGCCAATGGTCGCTGCTTCTGTCTTTCGTGAACGCGAAGTGAAGCCGGTGATCACCGCCTCTGTCTTCCATGAGCATGAAGTAAAGCCGGTGATCACCGCCTCTGTCTTCGGTGAGCGTGAAGTGAAGCCAATGGTCGCTGCTTCTGTCTTCGGTGAACGCGAAGTGAAGCCAATGGTCGCTGCCTCTGTCTTCCATGAGCGTGAGGTGAAGCCAATGGTCCCTGCCTCTGTCTTCGGTGAGCGTGAAGTGAAGCCAATGGTCGCTGCCTCTGACTTCGGTGAGCGTGAAATGAAGCCAATGGTCGCTGCCTCTGTCTTTGGTGAGTGTGAAGTGAAGCCAATTGTCGCTGCCTCTGTCTTCGGTGAGCATGAAGTCAAACCGATGCCGGTGCACGGTGTTGGTGACGACGCGTGGATCACTCAGCATTGGGATGCTTCTTGGGCTGAACGAGAGGAAGTTTATGCTGACTACCTCAAGGACATTGCCATGTATATTGATGTTGATGCTATCACTGAGAAACTGGCGTACCACCCCGACATCTATGGTAAAGATTACCAGCTCGATGGGTTCGATGCTGAGTTCACCGTCTCGCCATTGTGGGAGCTGGGTGACTGA
- the LOC109755180 gene encoding cation/H(+) antiporter 15-like, translated as MEKVDCYVVPQTTGTGRNIFQGGSPLSSSLPLLGVQLVLIVVVTRVLYLLCKPLKQPRVVTDIMGGIILGPSLLCRYEWFKQLVFPARGEPVLNTVATFGLMYVIFLIGVRMDPMQALRSGKKGVTIGLSGFLIALGLTAAGFSGDALSKEEDHMSTRLTFQFALAATLSLTSFAVLSPILSELSLLNSDLGRIAMSASMTTDGIAWLIMVGYVLAEAYLVSPATSLWAFMSVAALVAFILLVVRPIALLVIERTPAGSPVDEAYVFFFLLIVLLVGLYSDIIGTNSFHGALMLGLAIPDGPPLGTALGEKIEAMVTGLILPLYYTMTGLSTDMWEIHWGRLQLILLLGWFGKLAGVLASSLCLDIPPLDAVSLSLFMNSKGIVEVITFSFFVTNKLIDKHMFSALVFSSVVITAVSVPVASCLYDPARRYAVYKRRTVQHLKADADLRILACIHDESHVQGTLSLLEASHATPQTPVALFLLQLVEIAGRSAPVFIPHKLRRSASSRIGPTSSAGAPSTDSDRIINAFLQYEQRHPEGAVSMQSFTTISPYSSMHDEVCRLAVDKRTSLILLHYHKRHMLAGGMRAAMGLRVVNRKVLEVAPCSVGVFVDRNAGSVQEELVGDMEKIVEVLRGLDKAGYDLVIVGMRHRWYPVMSANGLSDWSECPELGVIGDLLASSDFDTPYSVLIMKQQDQGGLNAAVPGAQDVWHGDDGAAAPTPDRTMTTAVSSRYRQ; from the exons ATGGAGAAGGTCGACTGCTACGTCGTGCCGCAGACCACGGGCACCGGCCGGAACATCTTCCAGGGCGGCAGCCCGCTGTCGTCGTCGCTGCCCCTCCTCGGCGTGCAGCTCGTCCTCATCGTCGTCGTCACCCGTGTCCTCTACCTCCTCTGCAAGCCGCTCAAGCAGCCCCGCGTCGTGACCGATATCATG GGCGGCATTATACTCGGCCCGTCGCTGCTGTGTCGCTACGAGTGGTTCAAGCAGCTGGTGTTCCCGGCGAGGGGGGAGCCGGTGCTGAACACGGTGGCCACGTTCGGCCTCATGTACGTCATCTTCCTCATCGGCGTGCGGATGGACCCGATGCAGGCCCTCCGGTCCGGCAAGAAGGGCGTCACGATCGGCCTCTCCGGCTTCCTCATCGCGCTGGGCCTGACGGCGGCGGGATTTTCCGGCGACGCTCTGTCCAAGGAGGAGGATCACATGTCGACGCGGCTCACGTTCCAGTTCGCGCTCGCGGCCACGCTCTCGCTCACGTCCTTCGCGGTGCTCTCGCCGATCCTGTCCGAGCTCAGCCTCCTCAACTCGGACCTCGGCCGCATCGCCATGTCGGCGTCCATGACCACGGACGGCATCGCATGGCTCATCATGGTGGGCTACGTGCTCGCCGAGGCCTACCTCGTGTCCCCCGCCACGTCGCTCTGGGCCTTCATGTCGGTGGCGGCGCTCGTCGCCTTCATACTGCTGGTCGTGCGCCCGATCGCGCTCCTGGTGATCGAGCGCACGCCGGCGGGCAGCCCGGTGGACGAGGCGtacgtcttcttcttcctcctcatcgTGCTCCTGGTGGGGCTGTACAGCGACATCATCGGCACCAACTCGTTCCACGGCGCGCTCATGCTGGGGCTGGCCATCCCCGACGGGCCGCCGCTGGGCACGGCGCTCGGCGAGAAGATCGAGGCCATGGTGACCGGGCTGATCCTGCCGCTCTACTACACCATGACCGGGCTGAgcaccgacatgtgggagatacaCTGGGGGAGGCTGCAGCTGATCCTGCTCCTTGGGTGGTTCGGGAAGCTCGCCGGCGTCCTGGCGTCGTCGCTGTGCCTTGACATCCCGCCGCTGGACGCCGTGTCTCTCAGCCTCTTCATGAACTCCAAGGGCATCGTCGAGGTCATCACCTTCAGCTTCTTCGTCACCAACAAG CTGATCGACAAGCACATGTTCAGCGCGCTGGTGTTCTCGTCGGTGGTGATCACGGCAGTGTCGGTGCCGGTGGCGAGCTGTCTGTACGACCCGGCGCGGCGCTACGCCGTGTACAAGCGGCGCACGGTGCAGCACCTCAAGGCGGACGCCGACCTGCGGATCCTGGCGTGCATCCACGACGAGTCCCACGTCCAGGGCACGCTCTCGCTGCTGGAGGCGTCGCACGCCACGCCGCAGACGCCCGtcgccctcttcctcctccagctcgtcgaGATCGCCGGCCGCTCCGCGCCGGTGTTCATACCCCACAAGCTCCGCCGGAGCGCCTCGTCCAGGATCGGCCCGACGTCGTCGGCCGGCGCGCCGTCCACCGACTCGGACCGCATCATCAACGCCTTCCTCCAGTACGAGCAGCGGCACCCGGAGGGCGCCGTGTCCATGCAGTCCTTCACCACCATCTCCCCCTACTCGTCCATGCACGACGAGGTGTGCCGCCTCGCCGTCGACAAGCGCACGTCGCTCATCCTCCTCCACTACCACAAGCGGCACATGCTGGCCGGCGGCATGCGCGCCGCCATGGGGCTCCGCGTGGTGAACCGCAAGGTGCTGGAGGTGGCGCCGTGCTCCGTGGGGGTCTTCGTGGACCGCAACGCCGGGAGC GTGCAGGAGGAGCTGGTGGGCGACATGGAGAAGATCGTGGAGGTGCTGAGGGGGCTCGACAAGGCCGGCTACGACCTCGTCATCGTGGGCATGCGCCACAGGTGGTACCCGGTGATGTCGGCCAACGGGCTGTCGGACTGGAGCGAGTGCCCCGAGCTGGGCGTCATCGGCGACCTGCTCGCGTCCTCCGACTTCGACACGCCCTACTCGGTGCTCATCATGAAGCAGCAGGACCAGGGCGGGCTGAACGCCGCCGTGCCGGGCGCCCAGGACGTGTGGCACGGCGACGACGGTGCCGCGGCGCCGACGCCGGACCGGACAATGACCACCGCCGTGTCTAGCAGATACCGGCAGTAG